The nucleotide window GCCATTGGTGAAGCCGGCGCAAAGAACGCTGCGCTCTTTGCTGCCGCGATACTCGAAGTGCACGATGCTGAAGTTTCCAAAGCGCTCCGTGCGTTTCGTCAACAACAAAGTGATTCCGTTCCCGACGATCCGAGCGATGCCTGATTTCAATAAGGTTGGTATTTTAGGCGACGGTCAGCTTGCGCGCATGCTTGCGATGGACGGACATCGCATAGGCATTCAGTGTGTCGTGCTAGGACACGATGAACGGTCAAGTGGAGCGCAAGTCACTGAGTTTCGTAAGGTGGACTATGCCGATCCGCAATCGATTCTACAGGCCAGTCATGATTTGGACTTGCTTAGCTACGAAATGGAGCATCTGCCCTATGCATCGCTTCTTGAAGTATCGAAGCATAAAACGCTCCATCCTGCTCCGGAAGCACTGCGCCTGGCTCAAGATCGTTTGCTTGAGAAGCAGTTTGTGCAATCGCTTGGCATTCCTGTCGTCCCTTTTATGGAGCTTCCCTCAACGGTAAGTCTCGTTGAAGTTGCTGAAGAGCTTCACTTTCCATTTCTGATTAAAACACGCACCGCGGGCTACGATGGAAAAGGTCAGCTTTGGGTTAGAAGCGAAGCTGACTTTGAGCAAGCTCAAGCGCTTCTAATATCACGTCCGTGTATCGCTGAAGCAAAATGTGAATTTGATCGTGAAGTCTCTCTGGTGATGGTGAGGGGAGTTAATGATCAGCTTGCATGGTATCCACTCGTGGAAAATGTTCATCGCGAGGGCATTCTTTTTCGGAGTGAAGCGCCTGCGCCAAAGGTATCAGAAGCTTTGTTTGCGAGCGCTTCGAGCTACGCTACTAAAATTGCAAAACACCTTGATTATCGTGGCGTGCTCACAATCGAGTTTTTTGAAAAGAACGGTGAGCTCTGTGTGAATGAAATCGCGCCGCGGGTGCATAACTCAGGGCACTGGACGCTTGAGGGGGCTGGCTGCAGTCAATTTGAAAATCATCTGCGTGCAATTTGTGGCCGATCGCTTGGAAGTTGTGAGGCCGTAGGCAAGAGTGTGATGTTCAACTTCCTTGGGCAGATGCCGCCGCTCAATGAGCTCTTTTCCCTTCCTTTCGTGCGACTCCATCGTTATGGCAAAGAGCAAGCCCCCAAGCGAAAACTGGGGCATCTCACGGCCCATCACTGCAATGTGGACCTTTTGTCTCCAGTTCTG belongs to Myxococcales bacterium and includes:
- a CDS encoding 5-(carboxyamino)imidazole ribonucleotide synthase translates to MPDFNKVGILGDGQLARMLAMDGHRIGIQCVVLGHDERSSGAQVTEFRKVDYADPQSILQASHDLDLLSYEMEHLPYASLLEVSKHKTLHPAPEALRLAQDRLLEKQFVQSLGIPVVPFMELPSTVSLVEVAEELHFPFLIKTRTAGYDGKGQLWVRSEADFEQAQALLISRPCIAEAKCEFDREVSLVMVRGVNDQLAWYPLVENVHREGILFRSEAPAPKVSEALFASASSYATKIAKHLDYRGVLTIEFFEKNGELCVNEIAPRVHNSGHWTLEGAGCSQFENHLRAICGRSLGSCEAVGKSVMFNFLGQMPPLNELFSLPFVRLHRYGKEQAPKRKLGHLTAHHCNVDLLSPVLAKLEKIFS